In one window of Longimicrobiaceae bacterium DNA:
- a CDS encoding DUF4105 domain-containing protein has translation MAKKLPILIALLFALLGAGGRAELAAQTEGDHLTVYLLTMGTGDAVWEKYGHNALWIRDELRGIDRVYNYGVFDFNSPGYWSRFIKGNWLYQLAVSDMELTLYQYGYLNRTVVAQELALTGPQKAELARFLEWNALPENREYLYDYFRDNCSTRIRDALDRVLGGRLRQATEGVETGTTYRWHSRRLMAGLPIVYAALNAGLGPAADRPIDAWEEMFLPEKVRERVSELTVADEQGNPRPLVRSERVLYEAVGRGPDRQAPPAWTLGFLAIGLVVAAVIGGLALLGRRSAIGRFGFAALGSLWSLLVGVGGALLVGLWAFTNHVAAHRNENLFQFDPIALLLTVLIPAAVYGVGWARRPTKYAAIALAGFSLLGFVLQLLPGIDQVNGEVIALILPVNVILAWSVVGEQWKA, from the coding sequence GTGGCGAAAAAACTTCCCATCCTCATTGCCCTGCTGTTCGCGCTGCTCGGCGCCGGGGGGCGCGCCGAACTGGCTGCCCAGACAGAAGGGGACCACCTCACCGTCTACCTCCTGACCATGGGGACGGGGGACGCGGTGTGGGAAAAGTACGGGCACAACGCGCTCTGGATCCGAGACGAGCTGCGCGGGATCGACCGGGTCTACAACTACGGCGTCTTCGACTTCAATTCGCCGGGGTACTGGAGCCGCTTCATCAAGGGCAACTGGCTGTACCAGCTCGCGGTTTCCGACATGGAGCTGACGCTGTACCAGTACGGCTACCTCAACCGCACGGTGGTCGCGCAGGAGCTGGCGCTCACCGGACCGCAGAAGGCGGAGCTGGCGCGGTTCCTGGAGTGGAACGCCCTTCCGGAGAACAGGGAGTACCTGTACGACTACTTCCGGGACAACTGCTCCACGCGCATCCGCGATGCACTCGACCGGGTACTCGGGGGCCGGCTTCGCCAAGCGACCGAAGGCGTGGAGACCGGTACCACCTACCGCTGGCACAGTCGGCGTTTGATGGCCGGGCTACCGATCGTCTACGCGGCGCTGAATGCCGGTCTCGGCCCGGCCGCGGACCGACCGATCGACGCCTGGGAGGAGATGTTCCTGCCGGAGAAGGTGCGCGAACGCGTGAGCGAGCTCACCGTGGCCGACGAGCAGGGGAATCCGCGTCCCCTGGTCCGCTCGGAGCGAGTTCTTTACGAGGCGGTCGGGCGTGGGCCGGATCGACAGGCGCCGCCTGCCTGGACGCTCGGCTTCCTGGCGATCGGGCTGGTGGTGGCCGCGGTGATCGGGGGCCTGGCGCTGCTGGGCCGGCGTAGCGCCATCGGGCGCTTTGGCTTCGCCGCGCTGGGCAGCCTCTGGTCGTTGCTGGTGGGGGTCGGGGGTGCTCTACTGGTCGGGCTCTGGGCGTTCACCAACCACGTGGCGGCACACCGGAACGAGAATCTGTTCCAGTTCGACCCGATCGCACTGCTGTTGACCGTGCTGATTCCTGCCGCGGTGTACGGGGTTGGCTGGGCCCGGCGTCCGACGAAGTACGCGGCCATCGCCCTGGCCGGATTCTCGCTGCTGGGCTTCGTCCTCCAACTGCTTCCCGGCATCGACCAGGTCAACGGTGAGGTCATCGCACTGATCCTTCCGGTCAACGTGATCCTGGCCTGGAGCGTTGTTGGGGAGCAGTGGAAGGCGTAG